The Alkalibacter rhizosphaerae genomic sequence GCTTCGATCAGATCCAGATCGGAAACCTGGATCCCGGCTTTTTCAAATGCTTTTAAAGAGGCGGGTATGGGACCGCAACCCATCACTTCCGGATCCACACCCGCAGATCCATAAGAGACGATCTCGGCCAGGATCTCTACGCCCAATTCTTTTGCCTTTTCTTCGGACATGACTACCACCATGGCGGCACCGTCGTTGATGCCGGAAGCATTGCCTGCAGTTACAGAACCATCTTTTTTAAAAGCGGGCCGAAGTTTTGCCAGCGATTCTGCCGTGGTGCCGAATCGAGGAAACTCGTCCGTGTCCACTACAGTAAATTCCCCTTTTCGTTTTGGTACTTGAATAGGGATGATCTCGTCTTTAAATCGACCGGACTCAATGGCTTGTTGCGCCTTTTGTTGGCTGGAAGCGGCAAAAATATCTTGCTCTTCTCTGGAGATATTGTATCGTTCTGCAATGTTTTCTGCAGTGATCCCCATGTGGATTCCCGTAAAAGCGTCGGTGAGTCCATCTTTCAACATGGTATCCACCATGGTTGCATCTCCCATTTTTGATCCCCATCGATTGGTCGGGACCACATAAGGCGCTTGGGACATGCTTTCGGTCCCGCCAGCCAGCACGATCTGTGCATCTCCTGCACGGATCATCTGTGCCGCCAGGCTTACCGCCCGCAAGCCGGATCCACATACCTTGTTGATGGTCATGGCAGACACGCTTTGGGGCAACCCGCAAC encodes the following:
- a CDS encoding acetyl-CoA C-acetyltransferase; translated protein: MIKVVIASAARTPIGSFGGSLSTVSALDLGVAAAHEALKRANVDKNMVDEVIIGNVLGAGLGQNIARQVAIRCGLPQSVSAMTINKVCGSGLRAVSLAAQMIRAGDAQIVLAGGTESMSQAPYVVPTNRWGSKMGDATMVDTMLKDGLTDAFTGIHMGITAENIAERYNISREEQDIFAASSQQKAQQAIESGRFKDEIIPIQVPKRKGEFTVVDTDEFPRFGTTAESLAKLRPAFKKDGSVTAGNASGINDGAAMVVVMSEEKAKELGVEILAEIVSYGSAGVDPEVMGCGPIPASLKAFEKAGIQVSDLDLIEANEAFAAQAIAVARDLNFPMEKVNVNGGAIALGHPIGASGARIFVTLLYEMKKRQAKTGLATLCIGGGMGTSLIVKRK